CGCGCCACTCGTGGAGGCCCACGCTTCCACTGGCAAACCGTCCAAACCTGAAAGCGGGTCAGAAAACTGATGGAAACCCGATGAGTTCCCAGCGATGAGTGCGTAACGATGACAACTTTGTTGCGCTCTGCAATGGGCCTTTCCGCCGTTCAAACGGCTGAGGCCCGCATAAAGAAGTAGACGGTTCGTGCCTGGCTCGGTGCGGACCGAGACAGGAGAAATGTGGCCAAGGTCCGCGTACATGAGCTCGCCAAAGAGCTCGGTATTACTTCCAAAGATGCAGTGACAAAACTGCAGGAATTGGGCGAATTCGTTCGCTCCGCCTCTTCCACCATTGAGGCCCCCGTCGTGAAGAAGCTTCGCGACGCCTACCCGGGTGCCGGCGCTGCAAAGTCCGCCGCCCCCGCAGCCGCTCCCGCGGCAACCCGTCCCGCAGCATCCCGCCCGGCCGCTCCGGCACCGGGCCCGGCAGCACCGAAGGCTCCGGCCCCGGCGCCTGCTGCTCCGTCGTCGGCAACCCCGTCGTCAGCAACCCCGGCACCGGCCGCTCCGGCTCCCGCGGCACCTGCTCCGGCAGCCCCGGCAGCGCCCGCTGCTTCCAACCCTGTTTCGGCCAAGCCCGGTGCCCGTCCTGCCCCCAAGGCAGAGACTCCGGCTCCGGCACGCCAAGGCGGCCAGGCTCCTCGTCCCGGCGGTCCCCGCCCGGGCAACAACCCGTTTGCTACGTCCCAGGGCATGCCCCGTGGCCGTGGTGGCGATGGAGACCGTCCGCCGCGTCCGGGTAACAACCCGTTTGCTCCGTCGCAGGGCATGCCCCGTGGCGAGCGTCGCAACGACGGCGAACGTCCCGGTGGTCCCCGTCCCGCAGCTAGTGCCGGCGGACCCCGTCCGGCAGCAGGCACTGGCGGTCCCCGTCCGGGCGCCCCGCGTCCGGGTGCACCCCGTCCGGGCGCTCCGCGTCCCGCCGGTGGTCCCGGTGGCGGAAACCGTCCTACTCCGGGCATGATGCCCAACCGCACTGAGCGTCCGGCTCCGGGTGGCGCAGGCCGTCCCGGTGGCGCAGGCCGTCCGGGTGGCGGACCGGGTCGTCCCGGTGGCGCGCCCGGTGCAGGTACCGGTGGCGGAGCTCCCGCCGGCGGTGGCTTCGGCAAGGGTGGCCGCGGTCGCGGTGGTACCCAGGGTGCCTTCGGCAAGGGCGGCGCCGGTCGTGGCAAGCAGCGCAAGTCGAAGCGTGCAAAGCGCCAGGAACTGGAGCAGATGAGTGCTCCGTCGCTGGGTGGCGTATCGGTACCCCGCGGCGATGGCGAGACCATCATCCGCTTGCGTCGTGGCTCGTCCATCACGGACTTTGCCGAGAAGATCGATGCGAACCCCGCGTCGCTGGTAACCGTTCTGTTCCACCTCGGTGAAATGGCCACGGCTACGCAGTCCCTCGACGAAGACACCTTTGGCCTGCTTGGCGCCGAACTTGGCTACAAGCTCCAGGTTGTTTCGCCGGAAGACGAAGAGCGTGAGCTCCTCGACCAGTTCGACATCAACATCCAGGACGAACTGGACGCCGAAGGCGATGACGTCCTTGAGGCCCGCGCACCGGTTGTCACCGTCATGGGTCACGTTGACCACGGTAAGACCCGCTTGCTTGACGCTATCCGCAACTCCAACGTTGTGGCCGGCGAGCATGGTGGAATCACCCAGCACATCGGTGCTTACCAGATCAGCCACGTCCACGAGGGCAACGCCCGCGACATCACCTTCATTGACACCCCCGGTCACGAGGCCTTCACGGCCATGCGTGCACGTGGTGCCAAGGTCACTGACATCGCGATCCTGGTTGTAGCAGCCGACGACGGCGTTATGCCGCAGACGGTGGAAGCACTCAACCACGCACAGGCAGCCAACGTGCCGATCGTTGTCGCAGTGAACAAGATCGACAAGGAAGGCGCCAACCCTGACAAGGTCAAGGGCCAGCTGACCGAGTACGGCCTGGTTCCCGAGGAATACGGTGGCGACACCATGTTCGTTGAGGTCTCTGCCCGCCAGAACCTCAACATCGACGAACTGATCGATGCTGTCCTGTTGACGGCCGATGCTGCACTGGACCTGCGTGCCAACCCGGACAAGGACGCTCGAGGCATTGCCATCGAAGCGAACCTGGACAAGGGCCGCGGTGCTGTTGCTACCGTCCTGGTCCAGTCCGGCACCTTGGCCGTTGGCGACACGATCGTGGCCGGTACGGCCCACGGCCGCGTCCGCGCCATGTTCGACGAGAACGGCGAGGCACTCGATGTCGCACTGCCGTCCCGTCCGGTCCAGGTCCTGGGCCTGTCCAACGTCCCGCGTGCAGGTGACACCTTCCTGGTGACTCCTGACGAGCGTACGGCCCGCCAGATCGCCGAAAAGCGTGAAGCAGCAGACCGCAACGCCGCGCTGGCCAAGCGTCGTAAGCGCATCAGCCTGGAAGACTTCGACCAGGCCGTCGCCGAAGGCAAGATCGACACCCTCAACCTCATCCTCAAGGGTGACGTGTCCGGTGCCGTGGAAGCCCTCGAAGACGCCTTGCTCAAGATCGACGTCGGAGACGACGACGTTCAGCTCCGTGTCATCCACCGCGGTGTGGGTGCCATCACGCAGAACGACGTCAACCTCGCCACGGTGGACAACGCCATCATCATCGGCTTCAACGTCAAGCCTGCTGAGCGCGTTGCGGAACTGGCTGACCGTGAAGGCGTGGATATGCGCTTCTACTCGGTCATCTACGCTGCGATCGACGACATCGAGATGGCCCTCAAGGGCATGCTCAAGCCGGAGTACGAAGAAGTCCAGCTCGGCACCGCCGAGGTCCGCGAAGTCTTCCGTTCCTCCAAGTTCGGCAACATCGCAGGCTCGATCGTCCGCACGGGCATCATCCGCCGTAACTCCAAGGCACGTGTCAGCCGCGACGGCAAGGTCATCGGTGACAACCTCACCGTTGAGACGCTCAAGCGCTTCAAGGATGACGCCACCGAAGTCCGCACCGACTTCGAGTGTGGTATCGGTCTTGGCTCCTTCAACGACATCAGCGAAGGCGACATCATCGAGACCTTCGAGATGCGCGAAAAGCCGCGCGTCTAGGTTCCCTGTGGAACGGGTCCGTCGGGTAGCCCCGGCGGACCCGTTCCGTACCCTTTTCTACTTTCCAGGAGGAAGTCATGGCTGATCCCGCACGCGCTGCCAAGTTGGCACAGCGGATAAAGGTCGTCGTTGCTGAGGCCCTCGGACGTCGGGTCAAGGATCCGCGCGTCGAGTCCATTACGGTCACCGACGCCCGCGTCACCAACGACCTTCAGCACGCAACCATCTACTACACCGTCTTTGGCGATGAAGTGGCCCACACCGACGCCGCCAAGGCGCTGGAGAAGGCCAAGGGTGTGCTGCGCCAGGAAGTTGGCCGCAACATCACCGTCCGGTTGACCCCGACCTTGGAGTTCGTCGCCGACCAGATTCCGGTTAACGCCTCGAACCTTGAGGAACTGTTGCGCGAGGCCAAGCGTCGCGACGCTGAGGTAGCTGCTTTGGCTGCCGGTGCCAAGCCGGCAGGCGAGGCCGACCCGTACAAGAGCGACTCCCCGGCCGACATCGACGAAGACGACTTCGACGAAGAGGACATCGACCTCTCCGTCGACGACGAACTCGACGAAGACGCCAACCGCTAAGACCTCAGAGTTTTTTGTTCAGATAATGCCCCTAAGAGACGCTCTTAGGGGCATTATCCGTTTACAAACTGGTTAGGATCGGAGCATGTCGGCGCACGATGCTCAGCAGCGGGATGAATATTTGAACCGGGCCATTCGGTTGGCGGTGCAAAACGTTTCCGACGGCGGCGGCCCTTTCGGCGCCGTCGTGGTCACCGCGGACGGAACCGTCCATGAGGGGGTCAACCGGGTCACACGCGACCACGATCCCACGGCGCATGCAGAAGTGGTGGCCATTCGTCGAGCGGCTGCCGAGCTGAGGAAGTTCGACCTCACCGGTTCCGTTCTCTACGCAAGCTGTGAGCCTTGTCCGTTGTGCCTGTCGGCGACGCTTTGGGCCAGGATCGGACGCGTCTACTTTGCCGCGGACAGGCACGGCGCGGCGCGGGCCGGCTTCGACGACGCAGTGTTCTATGAGTATTTCGCCGGCAGCAGGCCGGAACTGCTGCCCGTGGAGCACGCCCAGTTGGCAGCGGCGGAGGACCCGTTCGAGGCATGGAAGCACCATACGCGCCGGACTAGGTATTAGGTACTAGGTCCGGCGGCAGCTAAACCTTCGCTGGAAGGCGATTGACGCCGTCGAGCAGGTCCTGGTGACCGCCACAGAGGGCGATCCTGATCCAGCCCTCGCCGATCGACCCGAACGCCGTGCCCGGCGCGAACGAGACTCCCGATTCCGCCAGGAACTTGCGCACCCACGTGCGGACGTCCCCGCCGCTTACGTGCGATACGTCGGCCCAGAGATAGAACGCGCCTTGTGCCCCGAGGAACGGAATACCCTTGGCTTCCAGAACGGCCGAGGCTGCGTCGCGGTTGTTCCGGTAATGATCGCGGGCCTGGGAAACGTAGTCCTGCGGCCCGGTCAATGCGGCCAACGCAGCGTACTGCGAGGGAGACGCGACGCAGGAGACGATCGATTCCATGACGTTGTTCATCTTCTGCTCAATCCCCGGAGGGCAGATCAGAGCCCCGATGCGCAAGCCTGTCAGTCCGTACGTCTTGGACAGCGTCAGCGAGGTGAACACGCGGGCTTCCCCCGGGACGTTGCTGTCGAAGCGCGCCGGGCTGACGTGCGGGACGTCGAAGGTGAAGGCTTCGTAGCATTCGTCCGAGATGATCCAGAGGTCGTGCCGGACGGCCAGGTCCACCAATTCCCGGGTGGCTTCTTCGCTGATGACCGCCCCCAACGGGTTGGACGGAGAATTCAGCACCAGGACACGGGTCCGCGGCGTGATAAGTGCTTCGATGTCCTCGATGTGCGGCTGGAAGTCGTTCGTGGGATACAGCGGATACTGCACAGGCACGGCGTGAAGCAGTCGGCTGGTCATGGCAAACGTGGGGTAGCCGGGGTTCGGAATGAGGATCTCGTCGCCGGGGGAGAGGAGAAGGCTCATGGCGAAATGCAGCCCTTGTTGGGCGCCGTCCACCACATAAACCCGTTCAGCACCGATCCCTACGCCCTGCTGTTCGCGGAAGCGGGCTGCGAACGCTTCCCGGAGAGCGGGTATCCCCGCGTTGGGTGTGTAGTTGGTCTCATCCCGGTCCAGGCAGGCAATGCCGGCGTCGAGGACGTGCCGTGGCAGCGCAAACCCCGGTTCGCCGATGCTCAGGACGATCGCACCGGGGGTGGCCCAGGCGGCCTCGGTGATTTCGCGGATCTGGTTCACGGGGACGTCACGGACGTGCAAGGCAAGCTCAGGCATGGGAGCCATCCTAGCCACCCATATACTGGTAAGCGTGCTTTCTGGACTGGTAATCGTTGACAAACCGCAGGGATGGACCAGCCACGATGTGGTTGGCCGGATGCGGCGGCTGGCTGGTACCCGGAAAGTGGGGCATGCGGGGACGCTCGATCCCATGGCCACCGGCGTCCTGGTGCTCGGCATCAATAAGGCGACGCGCCTGCTGACTTACATCGTGGGGACC
This Paenarthrobacter sp. GOM3 DNA region includes the following protein-coding sequences:
- the infB gene encoding translation initiation factor IF-2, whose translation is MAKVRVHELAKELGITSKDAVTKLQELGEFVRSASSTIEAPVVKKLRDAYPGAGAAKSAAPAAAPAATRPAASRPAAPAPGPAAPKAPAPAPAAPSSATPSSATPAPAAPAPAAPAPAAPAAPAASNPVSAKPGARPAPKAETPAPARQGGQAPRPGGPRPGNNPFATSQGMPRGRGGDGDRPPRPGNNPFAPSQGMPRGERRNDGERPGGPRPAASAGGPRPAAGTGGPRPGAPRPGAPRPGAPRPAGGPGGGNRPTPGMMPNRTERPAPGGAGRPGGAGRPGGGPGRPGGAPGAGTGGGAPAGGGFGKGGRGRGGTQGAFGKGGAGRGKQRKSKRAKRQELEQMSAPSLGGVSVPRGDGETIIRLRRGSSITDFAEKIDANPASLVTVLFHLGEMATATQSLDEDTFGLLGAELGYKLQVVSPEDEERELLDQFDINIQDELDAEGDDVLEARAPVVTVMGHVDHGKTRLLDAIRNSNVVAGEHGGITQHIGAYQISHVHEGNARDITFIDTPGHEAFTAMRARGAKVTDIAILVVAADDGVMPQTVEALNHAQAANVPIVVAVNKIDKEGANPDKVKGQLTEYGLVPEEYGGDTMFVEVSARQNLNIDELIDAVLLTADAALDLRANPDKDARGIAIEANLDKGRGAVATVLVQSGTLAVGDTIVAGTAHGRVRAMFDENGEALDVALPSRPVQVLGLSNVPRAGDTFLVTPDERTARQIAEKREAADRNAALAKRRKRISLEDFDQAVAEGKIDTLNLILKGDVSGAVEALEDALLKIDVGDDDVQLRVIHRGVGAITQNDVNLATVDNAIIIGFNVKPAERVAELADREGVDMRFYSVIYAAIDDIEMALKGMLKPEYEEVQLGTAEVREVFRSSKFGNIAGSIVRTGIIRRNSKARVSRDGKVIGDNLTVETLKRFKDDATEVRTDFECGIGLGSFNDISEGDIIETFEMREKPRV
- a CDS encoding pyridoxal phosphate-dependent aminotransferase — its product is MPELALHVRDVPVNQIREITEAAWATPGAIVLSIGEPGFALPRHVLDAGIACLDRDETNYTPNAGIPALREAFAARFREQQGVGIGAERVYVVDGAQQGLHFAMSLLLSPGDEILIPNPGYPTFAMTSRLLHAVPVQYPLYPTNDFQPHIEDIEALITPRTRVLVLNSPSNPLGAVISEEATRELVDLAVRHDLWIISDECYEAFTFDVPHVSPARFDSNVPGEARVFTSLTLSKTYGLTGLRIGALICPPGIEQKMNNVMESIVSCVASPSQYAALAALTGPQDYVSQARDHYRNNRDAASAVLEAKGIPFLGAQGAFYLWADVSHVSGGDVRTWVRKFLAESGVSFAPGTAFGSIGEGWIRIALCGGHQDLLDGVNRLPAKV
- a CDS encoding nucleoside deaminase, with translation MSAHDAQQRDEYLNRAIRLAVQNVSDGGGPFGAVVVTADGTVHEGVNRVTRDHDPTAHAEVVAIRRAAAELRKFDLTGSVLYASCEPCPLCLSATLWARIGRVYFAADRHGAARAGFDDAVFYEYFAGSRPELLPVEHAQLAAAEDPFEAWKHHTRRTRY
- the rbfA gene encoding 30S ribosome-binding factor RbfA, whose product is MADPARAAKLAQRIKVVVAEALGRRVKDPRVESITVTDARVTNDLQHATIYYTVFGDEVAHTDAAKALEKAKGVLRQEVGRNITVRLTPTLEFVADQIPVNASNLEELLREAKRRDAEVAALAAGAKPAGEADPYKSDSPADIDEDDFDEEDIDLSVDDELDEDANR